The nucleotide window GATAGAGACGTGAACGCGTCACCGTGGGGGCTTGTTGGTATTCACGCAAAACAGCACTAAAACGTGTACTTTCACCATCGGCCCGGTTCACCCGTTCCGTGGCATAACCTTCAGCCTCAGCGACGGTTCGAAGCGCAGCACCCTCAGCGTTTGGAATCTCCTGATTCACTCGTTTTTGTGCCTCATTAATCATACGTTCGCGCTCCTGACGGGCTTCATTCACTTCATTGAAGGCAGGTTGAACAGCAGGGGGCGGCACCACATCCTGCATTTCAACGGTACTAATACGAATCCCGGCATCGTATTGGTTGAGTATCTCCTGAATCTCATCACCGGCTTTCTGCTGAATCTCCACCCGGCCGATAGTCAGTACCTCTGAGCCCAGCATATTACCGACAATGCGACGCATCACAGACTCGGAAATATCACGCAGGGTTCGGGTAGGTTCACGCATCTGATAGAGAAACTTGATAGGGTCTTCAATACGGTATTGCACCACCCACTCAACATCGATCATATTCAAATCGCCAGTGAGCATTAATGACTCATCTTCAAATTCGGCCGCACTGTAGGTGGAGCTTTCTCCCTGACGGGTTCCCCGAGTGCGAAAGCCAAACTCCTGTTTCAACACGCGTTCAGTAGCGACCAGTTGTATTTGATCAATACCAAACGGAATTTTGAAATGCAGACCCGGATCAGTAATCCCTTTGACGGAACCGAAGCGTTTCACCACAGCGCGCTGTTCCGGTTGCACCGTATAGAAAGAAGTCATTGCACCCCACACCAGCAGAATAACTAGTAGGACGCCAATAAAGCCGCCACCTAACTTGCCACGCGAAGGGCCGCGGCCACCACCAGTCAACTTTTTTATTAATTCAAACAGGTCAGGTGGCCCAGAAGGCCCTCGACCATCGTCTTTTACAGATTGAATCATCTTCTCTCTCCTTTATTTGAAAGGCCAGTCTACTCTTTAGGGGCGGCTGTGTACGGTATTGGGGCAAAATGGTTAAGGAGTCTGGCGTCGGCAAGTAGTAATGACGTGGTGATAATGCTGAGGGATAGGTATAGTTTTTTTGTTGGGATGAGGTGATCGCAACATTTCAAGCCTCTATAATTTAACTTCAACTCGTAAAATGCTAGGCAAAGCTTAAATTCGTGATAACCTCTGGCCTTACTCAAGAACAAGACAAATAAAGGCATAGCCGTGATCCGCTACTATCTCGCCCGCAGGATGGTAAATGCGTATTGCAGATGTAGCCAGAGAAAATATTTAATAACGTTGATCTACAAAGAAACGTTTCAAAAAGTCGCTCTGGAAGTGATTGAAAAGCTATTGCTGT belongs to Methylophaga thalassica and includes:
- the hflK gene encoding FtsH protease activity modulator HflK, translating into MIQSVKDDGRGPSGPPDLFELIKKLTGGGRGPSRGKLGGGFIGVLLVILLVWGAMTSFYTVQPEQRAVVKRFGSVKGITDPGLHFKIPFGIDQIQLVATERVLKQEFGFRTRGTRQGESSTYSAAEFEDESLMLTGDLNMIDVEWVVQYRIEDPIKFLYQMREPTRTLRDISESVMRRIVGNMLGSEVLTIGRVEIQQKAGDEIQEILNQYDAGIRISTVEMQDVVPPPAVQPAFNEVNEARQERERMINEAQKRVNQEIPNAEGAALRTVAEAEGYATERVNRADGESTRFSAVLREYQQAPTVTRSRLYLETLNEILPNIGQILVVQDGQVGPLPLIDVNRKTIGGDK